The Nitrospinota bacterium nucleotide sequence CCATGGCGGCGGACTCTATCTGCGAAATCTTCGTCACCCCGTCCACAAGGCTTAGAACCTCGTCGTTGAAAAGGCTTCTTATCTCGTCGGGGGAGGCGAAGGTGTCCTCCACGGTGTCGTGGAGCAGCCCAACGGTGACGGCCACGTGGTCGAGCTTCATTTTGGAGAGGATATACGCCACTTCCAGGGGGTGGTTTAGGTACGGTTCGCCGGAAACGCGCTTTTGCCCCTTGTGGCACCTGGCGGCGAAGGCATAGGCCCGCCACACCATCTCCAGATCGGCGTCCGGGATGTTCTTTCGAAGCTCTTCAATGATGAATTCAGGACGTATCAAAGCCTAAAACCCACCCTGCAAGTTCTATCTGGACAATAATACCACATTTTTCATGTGGTTACAGTCGGACGGTGGTTGTAAACGTGGTTCTGGAGGGATAATCACGTGGAGATGACCGTCAGCGCCAACAACCTCCAATATTCTGATATAATAAGCGCTTATGAAAACCGGAACTTATTTTGCCGTCATCGTGGCGCTGGCCGCCGCACTGGCGTCCAACTCGCTTCCTGCCAACGCGCAGAGCATTTATAAATGGGTGGACGAGCAGGGTGTCACCCATTTTGGGAACGATCCATACAAAGCCCCCAAGACCGCCACCAAGGAAAAGGCCGTTTACAACGGAGATGTCCCCGAAGCCGAGGAGGCCCCTGCCGCGGAAACAAAGCCTCAGGAGCCAGCCGCCAATGGCGCAAAAGACCGGGCCAAGGGGGGGCTTGAAGTGGTGGGCAACGCCATCGAAATACTCAACTCCGAGACAGGCCTTGCCATCGTAAAGGCTTCGGTGAAAAACAATTTCGACTACCCGGTGGAGGGTGTGCGGCTGGACGTGGTGATCTATCAGCCCGACGGAGCGAAGCTCGAACCCCTTTCCATCCCTTACGAAGGGGGAGCGCCGAAGGGCAAACTGAAGGCGGCGGAGATTGGCGCGATTGAGCGGGAAATAAACATGCGGCCGGAGGACGTGGCCGGTTACGAGTTTCAGGTGGTGTGGGCGTTTTTTGAAAGCACTGGAAAACCGGCCGAAGGGCAGTCCGGAGACAATGTGTTCCACAAAGTAGTCCCCAAAGGGAAAAAAGGGGAGCCCGCCCCGGCGGCCGAAGCCGGAAAACCGGGGGAGCAGAAAACTCCACCCAAGACCGAGCAGGCCAAGGAAGAGAAAAAAGAGCCGTCCCGGCTGCTTAAACGCATCCTTGAAAAACGGCAGAAAGACGCGGAGGCGGCCAAGGCCGCCAAACCTTCCGAATAAACGCCGCCAATGGCAAAGTCCTCCCTTGTTTACATCTGCCAGTCATGCGGGCATCAAAGCGGCAAATGGCTGGGTAAATGCCCCTCATGCAACCAGTGGGACACGTTTAGCGAGGAACGCCCCGTCCAGTCCACCGGCACACACGCCCATCGCCGGTGGGTAGATTCGGGCGCCAACGATCCCATCCCCATATCCGCCGTGGAAAACGACGAGGGGGACAGGTTCCCCACAGGCATAGGCGAGCTGGACCGGGTGCTCGGCGGCGGCATCGTCACAGGCTCGCTCTCTTTGGTCGGCGGTGATCCGGGGATCGGAAAGTCCACGCTTCTGTTACAGGTGGCCGGGGCCATATCGAAGATCGCGCCTGTGCTGTACGTTTCAGGCGAGGAGTCCCCGGCGCAGATACGGATGCGGGGCGAACGGCTGGGGTGCATATCCGAAAACCTGTTCATCCTGCCGGAGACGCAGGTGGAGGAGATCGAACGGCGCGTGTCCAACCTGCGCCCGTCGCTTGTGATTGTGGACTCCATACAGACCATATATACCGACCAGATACCCTCCGCCCCCGGCACCGTGGGGCAGGTGCGCGAAGCGGCCGGGAGGCTTTTGGCGCTGTGCAAGAAAAGCGGCATTCCGATGTTTTTGATCGGCCACGTCACAAAGGACGGCGCCATAGCCGGACCAAGATTGTTGGAGCACATGGTGGACACGGTGCTTTATTTCGAGGGGGAGAAAGGAAGCCCGTTCCGCATATTGCGCGGGGTGAAAAACCGTTTTGGCTCCACCAACGAGATCGGCGTGTTCGAGATGAAAAGCCAGGGGCTCATGGAGATCGCCAATCCGTCGGAGATATTCATATCCGACAAGCCCGGCGCGGTCTCCGGCAGCGTGGTGGTGGCGTGCGTGAACGGCACGCGGCCGCTGCTTGTGGAGATACAGGCGCTTGTCACCTCCACCAATTACCCGGCGCCGCGCAGGACGTGCGTGGGGGTGGACCCGAACCGGGTGGCGATATTGATTGCGATAATAGAGAAACGGGCCGGATACCACATCATGGGGGAGGACGTGTTCGTAAACCTTGCCGGCGGTGTGCGCATAGAGGAGCCCGCGGTGGACCTGGGGGTGATAACCTCGATAGTCTCAAGTTTCCGGGACGTGGCGGTGGACTCCCGCACGGTGGTGATAGGGGAGGTGGGGCTTGGCGGCGAGATACGCGCAGTGCCGATGATAGAACAGCGTGTGGTGGAAGCGGCCAAGCTCGGCTTTGACCGCGCGATAATACCTAAGACCCGCGTCAGCATCTCCGCCCCCGGGAAGATGGAACTTGCGGCGGTGGAGACAGTGAGCGAAGCGCTGGACCTTGCGGTGGGGTGAGGGGGGATAGAAGGGGCTGTCTAAAGTGTCATTGGGACACTATCCTTGCTACCCCGTGGTCGCTGACCACGGCATTATTGCGCCGCTGTCCATGGGTGTCCTTCACCACTCCCTTGAGGGGAGGGGGCTTCGGGGAGGGGGCAAACGATTTTTCATCTATATGTCACCCCGAGCCTGTCGAGGGGCGAATAACCCTCTTCGGGAGCGCGGGCATCTTCGTATACGGCGGCATGAGAGTCCGGGGTGACAGCGTTCGTTTCGTGTGTTTTACCTTTTGGGCAACAGCCCGGCCCGACCACGGTTCTCCTCGCTTTAGGAATCCGTGGTCAGCGACCACGGGGAAGCAGAAAATCATTTTCGACAATGGGTTTTTTCCTTTGGGAGCGCGGGCATCTTGCCCGCAATCGGTATGGCGCGGCTCAATACCGCGATATACCGAAAAAGAACTATGGCGTTTCGTTACCGATGTTTTATTGGGCGCGGTTTTTCCTTCTGAACGCCGCCATCGAAGCGGCATTGCCGCAGCCAGGATGATTATTCTAACGCTCGCCGGAGTGTTGTAGCCCGAAGGGCGGTCACCCCGGCGTCCTTTAAGCATGACGCAAGAAGTCCGGGGTGACGCGCTTGTTCGCTTAAACACCCCGGATAGCACCCAAAGGAGTCGCCAGCGCTCCGGGGGGGCAGCTTAACGCCTAAAACCTCCTGTAAACATCCTTGCGGTGAGCGGTGTGGACTATAAAAATGGTCATTCCACTATTTCATAAAGAATCCTGTAATCACCGGTCCTGACGCGCCAGAGGTTTTCGGCCCCGGCGATTTTTTCGCAACCGGGTGGGCGCGGATTTGATTCAAGCGATTCTATCTTTTTGATGATCCTGGACTGGATTTCATTCGGTAATTTCTTGATCGCCCGCTGGGCCGGCGGCCTCAAGACCACCGTATATGGCATCAGTCGAGGCCCAACTGTTTTTTGAACCGGGCCAGCGTCACTCCTCCCTTTTCTTTTTTTGCCTTCCTCGCAATTCTCAGGTCGGCCCGGTCTTCCTCAACACGCCGTATTTTTCTCAGCAGCTTGAGTTCTTCCATGGAAATAATCGCGCCTATGTTTTTGCCGTCCACGGAGATCACGACAGGCTTTTTCCCGGCGGAGGCTTTTTTCAGCAGAGCGTTCAATTCCATTTTCCTGTATCCAATTTGATATTGACGCAGTCCAACGTCATTTTGCATCAAAGCGCCGATTCCGGCAAGATGCGTTGATTGCCCCGGCTGACCACTGTCTAATGCGGCAATCGCCTGCGTGTCGCCGATGCTACGAGGATGTCAACTCCCCGGCAACGGCGGCGGGGTCTGGGCGAGCAGTCCCATAAGCTCCGCCACCTGCCCCGCGGGGGCCCAGTTTGCCATCCCTTGTTTCCACACCAGCGTTTCAGCGTTCAACTGGCCTGCCTTCACGTATTCGGCCAGCGCCGCCATGTCAAACGGCCCGGCCTGTTTGCCGCCAAGGCCCAGGTAAAATGCCGCCGCCGCGCCTGGCAAC carries:
- a CDS encoding DUF4124 domain-containing protein, with translation MKTGTYFAVIVALAAALASNSLPANAQSIYKWVDEQGVTHFGNDPYKAPKTATKEKAVYNGDVPEAEEAPAAETKPQEPAANGAKDRAKGGLEVVGNAIEILNSETGLAIVKASVKNNFDYPVEGVRLDVVIYQPDGAKLEPLSIPYEGGAPKGKLKAAEIGAIEREINMRPEDVAGYEFQVVWAFFESTGKPAEGQSGDNVFHKVVPKGKKGEPAPAAEAGKPGEQKTPPKTEQAKEEKKEPSRLLKRILEKRQKDAEAAKAAKPSE
- the radA gene encoding DNA repair protein RadA is translated as MAKSSLVYICQSCGHQSGKWLGKCPSCNQWDTFSEERPVQSTGTHAHRRWVDSGANDPIPISAVENDEGDRFPTGIGELDRVLGGGIVTGSLSLVGGDPGIGKSTLLLQVAGAISKIAPVLYVSGEESPAQIRMRGERLGCISENLFILPETQVEEIERRVSNLRPSLVIVDSIQTIYTDQIPSAPGTVGQVREAAGRLLALCKKSGIPMFLIGHVTKDGAIAGPRLLEHMVDTVLYFEGEKGSPFRILRGVKNRFGSTNEIGVFEMKSQGLMEIANPSEIFISDKPGAVSGSVVVACVNGTRPLLVEIQALVTSTNYPAPRRTCVGVDPNRVAILIAIIEKRAGYHIMGEDVFVNLAGGVRIEEPAVDLGVITSIVSSFRDVAVDSRTVVIGEVGLGGEIRAVPMIEQRVVEAAKLGFDRAIIPKTRVSISAPGKMELAAVETVSEALDLAVG
- a CDS encoding type II toxin-antitoxin system prevent-host-death family antitoxin, which produces MELNALLKKASAGKKPVVISVDGKNIGAIISMEELKLLRKIRRVEEDRADLRIARKAKKEKGGVTLARFKKQLGLD